A section of the Pseudanabaena mucicola str. Chao 1806 genome encodes:
- a CDS encoding adenine phosphoribosyltransferase translates to MDFKSIIRDIPDFPQQGITFRDITPLLAHPHGLTSIIQGFQTKFTELHIGEVDAVIGIESRGFILGAALAISLGASFVPVRKPKKLPSAVYRVEYSLEYGTDTLEMHQDALEKGERVVIIDDVIATGGTAAATAKLVQQIGAELLGYGFLIELDFLQGRQALPEVPIISLVNY, encoded by the coding sequence ATGGACTTTAAAAGCATCATTCGCGATATTCCTGATTTCCCTCAACAAGGCATCACTTTTCGAGATATTACCCCCTTGTTAGCCCATCCTCACGGTTTAACCTCAATTATCCAAGGCTTTCAAACAAAATTTACCGAACTGCATATTGGGGAAGTTGATGCAGTAATCGGTATTGAGTCAAGAGGATTTATCCTCGGTGCAGCCTTAGCTATTAGCCTAGGAGCTAGTTTTGTACCTGTACGTAAGCCGAAAAAATTGCCATCAGCAGTATATCGGGTTGAATATTCTCTTGAGTATGGAACTGATACTTTAGAAATGCATCAAGACGCTCTAGAAAAGGGTGAACGGGTAGTAATTATCGATGATGTAATCGCTACGGGAGGTACTGCGGCAGCAACTGCAAAGCTAGTTCAGCAAATTGGTGCAGAATTGCTTGGATATGGATTTTTAATCGAGCTAGATTTTCTTCAAGGTAGACAGGCTTTGCCCGAAGTTCCCATTATTTCCTTAGTGAATTATTAA
- the ureC gene encoding urease subunit alpha — MSYRMSRRAYAETYGATVGDKVRLADTELFIEVERDYTTYGDEVKFGGGKVIRDGMGQSPITNANGAVDVAITNALVLDWWGVVKADVGIKDGKIVAIGKAGNPYIQDNVNIIIGAGTEIIAGEGRILTAGGIDTHIHFICPQQIEVAIASGITTMIGGGTGPAVGTNATTCTPGPWNIYRMLQSADAFPMNIGFSGKGNSSKPEGLIEQVEAGVIGLKLHEDWGTTPATIDTCLGVADEYDVQVAIHTDTLNEAGFVEDTIAAFKNRVIHTYHTEGAGGGHAPDIIKICGEANVLPSSTNPTRPYTLNTLDEHLDMLMVCHHLDPSIPEDVSFAESRIRRETIAAEDILHDIGAFSMLSSDSQAMGRVGEVIIRTWQTAHKMKVQRGVLVSPETTRADNFRAQRYVAKYTINPAITHGISEYVGSIEVGKIADLVLWHPAFFGVKPEMVLKGGFIAWSQMGDANASIPTPQPVYMRPMFGSYGGAIATTSFTFISQAAMARDIPNQLGLKKQVLTVKGTRNISKRDLKLNDALPVMEVDPETYEVRADGELLTCEPASVLPMAQRYFLF, encoded by the coding sequence ATGAGTTATAGAATGTCGCGCCGTGCCTACGCAGAAACCTATGGCGCAACCGTTGGTGATAAAGTTCGCTTAGCTGATACTGAATTATTTATTGAAGTGGAACGTGACTACACCACCTATGGTGACGAAGTGAAATTTGGTGGTGGTAAGGTGATTCGTGATGGCATGGGACAATCGCCAATTACTAATGCCAATGGAGCCGTTGATGTCGCGATTACCAATGCTTTAGTTCTCGATTGGTGGGGCGTGGTGAAGGCAGATGTTGGGATTAAAGATGGCAAGATTGTCGCAATCGGTAAGGCAGGCAATCCTTACATTCAGGACAATGTGAATATCATTATTGGTGCTGGTACGGAAATAATTGCAGGCGAAGGCAGGATTCTCACCGCAGGAGGCATTGATACCCATATCCATTTCATCTGTCCACAGCAAATTGAAGTAGCGATCGCATCTGGAATCACGACGATGATCGGTGGTGGAACTGGTCCTGCTGTAGGTACAAACGCCACCACCTGCACCCCTGGTCCTTGGAATATTTATCGAATGTTGCAATCCGCCGATGCTTTTCCGATGAATATAGGTTTTTCAGGTAAGGGCAATAGCAGCAAGCCCGAAGGACTAATTGAACAAGTAGAAGCTGGGGTAATTGGGTTAAAACTCCATGAAGATTGGGGAACCACACCTGCCACGATTGATACTTGTTTGGGTGTTGCTGATGAGTATGATGTGCAGGTTGCCATCCATACGGACACGCTCAACGAAGCAGGATTTGTAGAAGATACGATCGCTGCTTTTAAAAATCGCGTGATCCATACCTATCACACCGAAGGTGCAGGAGGCGGTCACGCTCCCGACATTATTAAAATTTGCGGTGAAGCGAATGTGCTACCTTCTTCCACAAATCCCACTCGTCCCTATACCTTAAATACACTCGATGAACACTTGGATATGCTGATGGTCTGTCACCATCTCGATCCTAGCATTCCTGAGGATGTCTCCTTTGCCGAATCAAGAATCCGTCGCGAAACGATCGCTGCCGAAGATATTCTCCATGACATTGGTGCATTTAGTATGCTCTCCTCCGATTCACAAGCAATGGGAAGGGTTGGCGAAGTAATTATCCGCACTTGGCAGACTGCTCATAAAATGAAGGTACAGCGAGGAGTGCTAGTGAGTCCTGAAACCACGAGAGCTGACAATTTTCGCGCTCAGCGCTATGTAGCAAAATACACGATTAATCCTGCGATCACCCACGGGATTTCTGAATATGTTGGTTCCATTGAAGTTGGCAAAATCGCCGATCTTGTTCTCTGGCATCCTGCATTTTTTGGAGTCAAGCCCGAAATGGTGTTGAAAGGAGGATTTATTGCATGGTCACAGATGGGTGATGCCAATGCTAGTATTCCCACACCGCAACCCGTCTATATGCGTCCGATGTTTGGCAGTTATGGCGGCGCGATCGCAACCACATCCTTTACCTTTATTTCTCAAGCAGCGATGGCGAGAGATATTCCTAATCAACTAGGCTTGAAAAAGCAAGTACTCACGGTTAAAGGAACTCGGAATATTAGCAAACGTGACCTAAAGCTCAATGATGCTTTGCCAGTGATGGAAGTAGATCCAGAAACCTATGAAGTTCGTGCTGATGGCGAATTACTGACCTGTGAGCCTGCATCAGTATTGCCAATGGCACAGCGATATTTCTTGTTCTAA
- a CDS encoding urease subunit beta codes for MIVGEIITQEGDIELNAGREVITLKVANSGDRPIQVGSHFHFYETNRALIFERDRAKGTHLDIPAGTSIRFEPGDEKEVNLVPYVGTREIYGFNALVEGKLEN; via the coding sequence ATGATTGTTGGTGAGATCATTACTCAAGAAGGTGATATTGAATTAAACGCTGGGCGCGAAGTGATTACACTTAAGGTTGCTAATTCAGGCGATCGCCCGATCCAAGTTGGTTCCCATTTTCATTTCTACGAAACTAATCGAGCGCTGATCTTTGAACGCGATCGCGCTAAAGGCACACACCTTGATATCCCTGCAGGAACTTCCATCCGCTTTGAACCAGGGGATGAGAAGGAAGTAAATCTAGTTCCCTATGTGGGTACTCGCGAGATCTATGGATTTAATGCTTTAGTAGAAGGCAAATTGGAGAATTAA
- a CDS encoding Uma2 family endonuclease, which translates to MIAIATPQKQQKETEVAQKLTFEQFLKIYPEYGHYELIDGELVEIFEMAFTRNHDDVREFIDRRFYREVERLALNYVIKRAVPIRSIDQNGNECGRVPDLSVIDATSWRSNRSDYKGFRDKIQLAVEVVSTNWEDDYIDKFEEYQRLGITEYWIVDYSAIASREFLGNPKVPTVFVNLLDENGKYQTTRFTGDDKINSQTFPELDLTATQILNI; encoded by the coding sequence ATGATTGCGATCGCAACGCCCCAAAAACAACAAAAAGAAACAGAGGTAGCACAGAAACTAACCTTTGAGCAGTTTCTGAAAATTTATCCTGAATATGGACATTATGAACTTATTGATGGTGAGCTAGTTGAGATTTTTGAAATGGCATTTACACGCAATCATGACGATGTTAGAGAGTTTATCGATAGACGTTTTTATCGTGAAGTCGAACGATTAGCTCTTAACTATGTTATTAAGAGAGCAGTTCCCATAAGAAGCATCGACCAAAACGGAAATGAGTGTGGGCGTGTACCTGACTTAAGTGTGATTGATGCGACATCTTGGCGCTCTAATCGTAGTGACTATAAAGGATTTCGCGACAAAATTCAGTTAGCTGTTGAAGTAGTTTCTACAAACTGGGAAGATGATTATATTGACAAGTTTGAAGAATATCAACGCTTGGGTATTACTGAATATTGGATTGTGGATTATTCAGCGATCGCTAGTCGTGAATTTTTAGGTAATCCCAAAGTCCCCACGGTGTTTGTGAATTTGCTAGATGAAAATGGTAAATATCAAACAACTAGATTTACAGGAGATGACAAAATTAATTCGCAGACTTTTCCTGAATTAGACTTAACTGCTACTCAAATTCTCAACATCTAG
- the ureA gene encoding urease subunit gamma, which yields MQLTPQEKDKLLIFTAALLAERRKAKGLKLNYPEAIAFITAEILEGAREGRTVADLMSYGATLLTRDDVMEGIPEMIHDVQVEATFPDGTKLVTVHNPIR from the coding sequence ATGCAACTTACGCCTCAAGAAAAAGATAAATTATTGATCTTTACGGCTGCATTATTAGCAGAGCGTCGTAAAGCTAAAGGTTTGAAGTTAAATTATCCTGAAGCGATTGCCTTTATCACTGCGGAGATTTTGGAGGGAGCAAGGGAAGGTCGCACAGTTGCAGATTTAATGTCCTATGGTGCAACTTTGCTCACCCGTGATGATGTGATGGAAGGCATTCCCGAAATGATTCATGATGTGCAAGTAGAAGCGACTTTTCCCGATGGAACTAAACTGGTGACAGTCCATAATCCTATTCGTTAG
- a CDS encoding urease accessory protein UreD — MVSSWAGELELEFAKRNQQTVLARNYTVAPWKTQRSLYPEGEEVCHCILLHTAGGLVGGDRLSAKIYLQPQAQALITTAAASKIYRSKGAESLQNIQIRLDEGASLEWFPQETIIFSEAQYRQQTKIELASNATLTMWEIIRFGRTARGEKFLDGNWRSHTEVWRDQSPLWIDRQYLNGNSEMLGSPNGLNNYVIAANFIFVGAVVETELITQMRSTWEQGNYQGMSGVTRSLSGLVCRYFGNSSSDARKWFQQIWQLLRVSYRDRAICVPRVW; from the coding sequence ATGGTTTCATCTTGGGCGGGAGAATTAGAATTAGAATTTGCGAAACGGAATCAACAAACCGTATTAGCACGTAATTACACCGTCGCACCTTGGAAAACTCAGCGATCGCTATATCCCGAAGGTGAAGAAGTTTGTCATTGCATTCTCTTGCATACTGCAGGTGGTTTAGTCGGTGGCGATCGCTTATCAGCAAAAATTTATTTACAACCGCAAGCTCAAGCGCTGATTACTACGGCTGCAGCTAGCAAAATCTATCGCAGCAAAGGTGCAGAATCTTTACAGAATATCCAGATCCGTCTTGATGAGGGAGCTAGTTTGGAATGGTTCCCACAGGAAACCATTATATTTTCCGAAGCGCAGTATCGCCAACAAACTAAAATCGAACTCGCATCAAATGCTACTTTAACAATGTGGGAAATTATTAGGTTTGGGCGTACAGCTAGGGGAGAGAAATTTCTAGATGGTAATTGGCGATCGCATACAGAGGTATGGCGTGACCAAAGTCCGTTATGGATTGATCGACAATATCTCAATGGGAATTCAGAAATGTTAGGAAGTCCTAATGGATTAAATAATTATGTGATCGCTGCTAATTTCATTTTCGTTGGTGCTGTTGTAGAGACTGAATTAATTACACAGATGCGCTCTACATGGGAGCAAGGAAATTATCAAGGGATGTCTGGAGTGACGCGATCTCTATCGGGTTTAGTATGTCGTTATTTCGGTAACTCCTCTAGTGATGCGCGTAAATGGTTTCAACAAATTTGGCAGCTTTTACGTGTATCCTATAGGGATAGAGCAATATGCGTACCTAGAGTCTGGTAA
- the fmt gene encoding methionyl-tRNA formyltransferase: MRVVFFGTPDFAVPSLEKLLSEPDFEVVGVVSQPDTRRGRGNQVTPSPVKAATIAKNPKLRIWQPDRLKKDQQVLEELVATNADVFVVVAYGQILSKKILNMPRYGCINVHGSLLPKYRGAAPIQWAIANGESMTGVTTMQMDAGIDTGAMLLKAELEILPEDNTDTLSTKLANLGADLLIDTLSSLDTIKPEPQDDALSCYSPMIGREDWQLDWSKESITLHNRIRAFYPNCYTDFRGQRLKITKSEVIESADNLDNIGKIVEILKGKGFGLQTGKGLLLITEVQPAGKKLQSGWDFVNGARIAIGESLT, from the coding sequence ATGCGTGTTGTATTTTTTGGAACTCCAGACTTTGCAGTTCCTTCATTAGAGAAACTTTTATCTGAACCAGATTTTGAAGTGGTGGGTGTGGTATCTCAACCAGATACTAGGCGCGGGCGGGGGAATCAAGTTACGCCATCACCTGTCAAAGCAGCCACGATCGCTAAAAATCCTAAACTGCGAATTTGGCAGCCCGATCGCCTGAAAAAAGATCAACAGGTACTTGAGGAACTAGTCGCCACAAATGCCGATGTATTTGTCGTAGTTGCTTACGGACAGATTCTCTCCAAAAAGATTTTGAATATGCCTAGATATGGCTGTATCAATGTGCATGGCTCATTACTGCCTAAATATCGTGGGGCTGCACCGATTCAATGGGCGATCGCTAATGGAGAGAGTATGACTGGCGTTACAACTATGCAAATGGATGCAGGCATTGATACAGGTGCAATGTTACTCAAAGCGGAGTTAGAAATTTTGCCTGAAGACAATACGGATACCTTAAGTACGAAATTGGCAAATTTAGGTGCAGATTTATTAATTGATACTTTGAGCAGCCTAGATACGATCAAGCCTGAACCTCAAGACGATGCTTTGTCTTGCTATTCACCAATGATTGGGCGCGAGGATTGGCAACTAGATTGGAGCAAAGAATCGATCACTTTACATAATCGCATTCGAGCTTTCTATCCCAATTGCTATACAGATTTTCGGGGACAGAGGTTAAAAATTACAAAATCTGAAGTTATTGAATCGGCTGATAACTTAGATAATATTGGGAAAATTGTCGAGATTCTCAAGGGCAAAGGCTTTGGATTGCAAACTGGTAAAGGCTTATTACTCATTACAGAGGTGCAACCTGCGGGCAAGAAACTACAATCGGGTTGGGATTTTGTTAATGGTGCAAGAATTGCGATTGGGGAATCATTAACCTAA
- a CDS encoding nitrate reductase associated protein, protein MLQFFQFEAEFVVSLRCIPMQVRYKLDTCGIKLKLQHWLSFSTGDRQKLIALPCTTAVEIQNYRDYLRSLVCQHFQIYPNDLLIEENPAWLQGEFIPLSVLQHLEELKVSLELSQWQNLTPLQRFALIKLSISHHENSNFLPALKEFDLI, encoded by the coding sequence ATGCTCCAATTTTTTCAGTTTGAAGCCGAATTTGTAGTCTCCTTGCGATGTATCCCAATGCAAGTACGCTACAAACTTGATACCTGTGGCATCAAACTAAAACTTCAGCATTGGCTCAGTTTTTCAACTGGCGATCGCCAAAAATTAATAGCCCTGCCCTGTACTACTGCCGTAGAAATTCAAAACTATCGGGACTACTTGCGATCGCTAGTTTGTCAACATTTCCAGATATATCCTAATGATTTACTCATTGAAGAAAATCCTGCATGGTTGCAAGGTGAATTTATCCCGCTCAGTGTTTTGCAGCATCTAGAAGAATTAAAAGTATCGCTAGAACTATCGCAATGGCAAAATCTCACCCCTTTACAAAGATTTGCCCTAATCAAGCTCAGCATATCCCATCACGAGAACAGTAATTTTTTGCCTGCTTTAAAAGAATTTGACTTAATTTGA
- a CDS encoding response regulator transcription factor → MRILLVEDDANLADTLAEVLTSQHCVVDIARDGEEGWEKSQADDYNLILLDVMLPKLDGINLCRRLRAHGNNIPILMVTALDMSSDKVQGLDAGADDYLVKPIDPPELMARIRALSRRAQVAEPTVLRWGELQLDPGMHEVSYTGQSVHLTPKEYNILELLLHHGRQVLKRITIVEHVWSLTDPPREDTINATIKSLRNKLKGAGAPHNLIETIHGVGYRLSQLS, encoded by the coding sequence ATGAGAATTCTCCTTGTAGAAGATGATGCCAATTTAGCTGACACTTTAGCCGAAGTGTTAACAAGTCAGCATTGTGTTGTAGACATTGCTAGAGATGGGGAAGAAGGCTGGGAGAAATCTCAAGCTGATGATTACAACCTCATTCTGCTAGATGTAATGTTGCCAAAGCTAGACGGCATTAATCTATGTCGTCGTCTTCGGGCTCATGGCAATAATATCCCAATTTTGATGGTCACAGCTCTTGATATGAGTTCTGACAAGGTTCAGGGTCTAGACGCTGGTGCTGACGATTATCTCGTCAAACCTATCGATCCACCAGAGCTGATGGCTCGTATCCGTGCGTTGTCACGTCGTGCTCAGGTTGCAGAACCCACTGTTTTACGTTGGGGGGAGTTGCAGCTTGATCCAGGAATGCATGAGGTTTCCTATACAGGTCAATCTGTGCATTTAACACCTAAGGAGTACAACATCCTAGAATTGTTGCTCCATCACGGTCGCCAAGTATTGAAGCGGATCACAATTGTCGAGCATGTCTGGTCGCTGACTGATCCACCTAGAGAAGATACGATCAATGCCACGATTAAGAGTCTACGGAACAAATTGAAAGGAGCAGGTGCTCCCCACAACCTGATTGAGACAATTCACGGTGTTGGCTATCGCTTAAGTCAACTGTCATAA
- the hemL gene encoding glutamate-1-semialdehyde 2,1-aminomutase yields MIANLSTFKTTASQEIFAKAKELMPGGVSSPVRAFKSVGGEPIVFDRVNGAYAWDIDGNKYIDYVGSWGPAIVGHSHPEVIEALHKALEKGTSFGAPCVLENQLAEMVIEAVPSVEMVRFVNSGTEACMSVLRLMRAFTGRDKIIKFEGCYHGHADMFLVKAGSGVATLGLPDSPGVPKSTTANTLTAPYNDLETVKQLFAENPDQISGVIIEPVVGNAGCIVPKDGFLQGLKDLCHANGALLVFDEVMTGFRLSYGGAQARFGITPDLTTMGKVIGGGLPVGAYGGRKEIMSLVAPAGPMYQAGTLSGNPLAMTAGIKTMEILKRAGSYEYLEQITKKLADGMLAIAHETGHAATGNIVGAMFCMFFTNQKVYSYEDAKTSDTAKFAKFHRAMLEHGVYLAPSQFEAGFTSLAHTDADIEATLTAARTVLSQISA; encoded by the coding sequence ATGATTGCTAATTTATCTACTTTTAAAACAACAGCATCACAAGAAATTTTCGCTAAAGCCAAGGAACTCATGCCTGGCGGAGTCAGTTCCCCCGTTCGCGCATTTAAATCCGTTGGTGGGGAACCCATCGTCTTCGATCGCGTTAATGGTGCATACGCATGGGATATCGATGGCAATAAGTATATTGACTATGTTGGCTCATGGGGACCAGCGATCGTTGGACATTCACACCCCGAAGTCATCGAAGCCCTTCATAAAGCATTAGAAAAAGGCACAAGCTTTGGTGCACCCTGCGTTCTCGAAAACCAACTCGCCGAAATGGTGATCGAAGCCGTACCTAGTGTGGAAATGGTACGTTTTGTGAACTCTGGTACAGAAGCCTGTATGTCAGTATTGCGCCTGATGAGAGCCTTTACAGGTCGCGACAAAATTATTAAGTTTGAAGGCTGCTATCACGGTCACGCCGATATGTTCCTTGTCAAGGCAGGTTCAGGCGTAGCGACCCTCGGCTTACCCGATTCCCCTGGAGTTCCTAAATCTACAACTGCCAATACCCTCACGGCTCCCTACAATGACCTTGAAACAGTCAAACAGTTATTCGCGGAAAATCCCGATCAAATTTCTGGTGTGATCATCGAGCCAGTGGTCGGTAATGCGGGATGTATCGTACCTAAGGACGGATTCTTGCAAGGCTTAAAGGATCTCTGTCATGCCAATGGCGCATTATTAGTATTTGATGAAGTGATGACAGGCTTCCGTCTTTCCTATGGTGGTGCACAGGCGCGTTTCGGCATTACGCCCGACTTGACGACAATGGGTAAAGTCATCGGTGGGGGGCTACCTGTGGGCGCATATGGTGGTCGCAAAGAGATTATGTCCCTAGTTGCTCCTGCGGGTCCTATGTATCAGGCTGGCACATTATCAGGGAATCCTTTGGCAATGACAGCAGGAATCAAGACGATGGAAATCCTCAAGCGCGCTGGCTCCTATGAATATCTTGAGCAGATCACGAAAAAACTCGCCGACGGTATGTTGGCGATCGCCCATGAAACTGGTCATGCTGCTACAGGCAACATTGTTGGTGCGATGTTCTGTATGTTCTTTACCAATCAAAAGGTGTACAGCTACGAAGACGCAAAAACTAGCGATACTGCCAAGTTTGCTAAATTCCATCGTGCCATGTTAGAGCATGGTGTTTACCTTGCTCCATCACAGTTTGAGGCTGGTTTTACCTCTCTTGCCCATACTGATGCTGATATTGAGGCAACCCTCACTGCAGCCCGTACTGTATTGTCACAAATCTCTGCCTAG